TGTAGTCAGAACGTAATAACGGTATCCCGCGGCGTAGTGTTTCTACGTCGTTCCGCCTACCGCCTGACGCGCAGATGTCAATCAACATCCCGGGATGGCGGTGCCGTAGTTCGTCGAGGTATGCGTATAGCCCTTCAACATATTTAATTTCCGTAATTCCTTGACGGTCCGGTGCGTCATTTACCTGCCAAAACTTTAACGGTTCGATATTAAAGTCGGTACGGTATAAATCAATACCTTGCTCGTTAATAATTTTATCCGCTTGATTTATCCACCATTCCCGCGCTTCTGTGTTACCCAGGTTTAACAGTTTCCATTTTCCATCGGTACTGAGCAACCATTCGGGGTGAGTATCCCACAACCACGTCCCTGGTGTAACACGTTCGGGTTCAAACCAAACGATGGATTTTACTCCTTTGTTATGTCCGTAATCTGTTATTTCACGTAACCCATTGGGAAACCGTGCCTTATCAACTTCCCACGTACCGGTTTCATGCCAGCTTTTTGTTACGGGATACCATCCTGCATCCATCCACCAATAGTCGATATCGATACCTTCTCCGAGGTAGCGATCAATAAAATATTTTTGGCTTGCAGTATCAGCTTTTACCATTTCTTCAAAACACCATGAACTGCAGCCTGCGGTCATCGGTTCCAACGGTTTCCCGTGATCTTTTGGCATGTTGTGTTCGAGCATCCACCGTCGCCAAACGTTGTGTGCGCGAATCCTGTCGTCTTGCCAGAACTGGAGCACAATCATTGGAGTTCGCACTTCTTCCCCGGGAAGAAGTGTGAACTTCGTAAGTTCTTGCCCG
The genomic region above belongs to Elusimicrobiota bacterium and contains:
- a CDS encoding alpha-galactosidase, with translation MVTTHLCEQKDFELLTTWLSDYLSVIDSGNTGVKLPFSFIFNGKKSDTFLPNIPVNIKVMDSENKKHITFSFPIPDSTILLTCVLVKYTDYPIVEWTLYFKNTGTSDSAIISDVLPINTVFGVKDTNPVPEFVLHHHTGSPNCPDDYRPHRMLLMYHQNKRITTCGGRPANSDLPYFNIEYAGHGVILALGWAGQWATNFFAANHRNLNISGGQELTKFTLLPGEEVRTPMIVLQFWQDDRIRAHNVWRRWMLEHNMPKDHGKPLEPMTAGCSSWCFEEMVKADTASQKYFIDRYLGEGIDIDYWWMDAGWYPVTKSWHETGTWEVDKARFPNGLREITDYGHNKGVKSIVWFEPERVTPGTWLWDTHPEWLLSTDGKWKLLNLGNTEAREWWINQADKIINEQGIDLYRTDFNIEPLKFWQVNDAPDRQGITEIKYVEGLYAYLDELRHRHPGMLIDICASGGRRNDVETLRRGIPLLRSDY